The following are encoded in a window of Thermonema lapsum genomic DNA:
- a CDS encoding ParA family protein — protein MQPRIIAVVNHKGGVGKTTTTLNLGKALSLMGKRVLLVDIDPQANLTQHVGMEEPAQNLYHAICEEQSLPVEVLDERLHVVPADLELSEAELRLKNDVNGYFRLKEALEGVKNAYEYILIDCPPSLSILTINALIAASEVLIVVQAEYLATKGLQTILNLIDELRKNLNPKLEVAGMLLTQVDHTVIRRSIVEQVRGIYRGKVFDTLIRSNVALTEASAMHQDVFSYNPNCHGAEDYMQLAKEVEAANRLAQTTS, from the coding sequence ATGCAACCAAGAATCATAGCAGTGGTCAATCATAAAGGCGGCGTGGGCAAAACCACCACTACACTCAATTTGGGCAAGGCGCTTTCGCTCATGGGTAAGCGGGTGCTGTTGGTGGATATCGACCCGCAAGCCAACCTCACACAACACGTGGGGATGGAAGAGCCTGCGCAAAACCTCTACCATGCCATCTGTGAAGAACAAAGTCTGCCAGTCGAGGTACTGGATGAACGACTGCATGTCGTTCCGGCGGATTTAGAGCTATCTGAGGCAGAACTTCGCCTGAAAAATGATGTCAATGGTTACTTTCGCCTCAAAGAAGCCTTAGAGGGCGTTAAAAACGCTTATGAGTATATTCTCATCGATTGTCCCCCGAGCCTTTCCATTTTGACCATCAATGCCCTGATTGCTGCCTCAGAGGTATTGATTGTGGTGCAAGCCGAATACCTTGCTACCAAAGGACTGCAGACCATCCTCAATTTGATAGACGAACTGCGCAAGAACTTGAACCCGAAACTTGAAGTGGCAGGCATGTTGCTTACTCAAGTGGACCATACGGTCATTCGGCGCTCGATTGTAGAACAGGTGCGAGGAATTTACCGAGGCAAGGTGTTCGACACCCTCATTCGAAGCAATGTAGCGTTGACCGAAGCCTCTGCCATGCACCAGGATGTGTTCAGCTATAACCCCAACTGCCACGGCGCCGAAGACTATATGCAACTTGCCAAAGAAGTAGAAGCGGCAAACCGTTTGGCACAAACCACTTCTTGA
- a CDS encoding T9SS type B sorting domain-containing protein encodes MRKIFYFILLVLLGKVMPLPAGAQAAEWLDFPTLFTPNGDGNNDFFKAYGEGVKDFHLRIYNRQGVLCYETTSWEEARDRGWDGRIGGQLAPAGVYMWLVEGTFVSGEALQDRRSKKHGSFYLQP; translated from the coding sequence ATGCGAAAGATATTTTATTTCATCTTGCTTGTTTTGTTGGGGAAAGTGATGCCTTTGCCGGCAGGGGCACAAGCCGCTGAGTGGCTTGATTTTCCCACCCTGTTTACGCCCAATGGCGATGGAAACAATGATTTTTTCAAGGCATATGGCGAGGGCGTGAAAGACTTTCATCTGCGCATCTACAACCGCCAAGGTGTGCTATGCTATGAAACCACCTCATGGGAGGAAGCACGCGACCGCGGATGGGACGGACGCATAGGCGGGCAGCTGGCGCCCGCCGGGGTGTATATGTGGCTGGTGGAGGGTACTTTTGTAAGTGGGGAGGCTTTGCAAGACAGGCGGAGCAAAAAGCACGGTTCATTTTACCTTCAACCTTAG
- a CDS encoding PorP/SprF family type IX secretion system membrane protein, which produces MKAMLRCFLFFCCFATAGGHVWAQQIPWSLYEQNGAALSPAAILQEEQAVFVLQNRRQWMQLGSPYQSNLLRVQYPLLRIEGDTAAYHYATIGLLFLDDTQGDRLQLKQNSLRLAFAYQWRIAKHRIGLGLEAAWHGRRLTGEQITGYDPQGQALQTEYLSTALISVWALNAGIIWRRPELHSVHDRYFLSIGTYDLNRPNVSHSSLLTSRRPPTWQLAAEARLFPLKQSKGFRHSLSPTFYLSKEAGTWAYQAGAWYRYHFSENSGRLFRNGSLGLGLRYHRAGRTALLLALNSATISLQFAYDYTLPSAMPGIDKLGTTEFSIGLKKTLGRVKKLNQFEDFIINDDLGDDNIEELPEEPEP; this is translated from the coding sequence ATGAAAGCAATGCTACGTTGTTTTCTGTTTTTTTGCTGCTTTGCGACAGCCGGGGGGCATGTCTGGGCACAGCAAATCCCATGGAGCCTTTACGAACAAAATGGAGCGGCACTGTCGCCAGCTGCCATCTTGCAGGAAGAGCAAGCCGTTTTTGTATTGCAGAACCGCCGCCAATGGATGCAGTTGGGTAGCCCTTATCAAAGCAATCTGTTGCGGGTACAATACCCCCTTTTGCGCATAGAGGGTGATACAGCGGCTTATCATTATGCTACTATCGGTTTGCTTTTTCTGGACGATACCCAAGGAGACCGCTTGCAGCTGAAACAAAACAGCTTGCGCTTGGCTTTTGCTTATCAATGGCGCATAGCCAAACACCGCATAGGTTTGGGCTTGGAAGCCGCTTGGCATGGGCGCCGCCTGACGGGCGAACAAATCACTGGTTATGACCCGCAAGGACAAGCCTTGCAAACCGAATATTTGAGCACCGCGCTCATTTCTGTTTGGGCATTGAATGCAGGCATCATATGGCGCCGCCCAGAACTGCACTCGGTGCATGACCGATATTTCTTGTCTATTGGTACTTATGACTTGAACCGTCCCAATGTCAGCCATAGCTCGCTACTGACGAGCCGCCGCCCTCCTACTTGGCAACTGGCTGCCGAAGCCCGTTTGTTTCCCCTCAAGCAAAGCAAGGGTTTTCGCCACTCTCTTTCGCCTACTTTCTACCTGAGCAAAGAAGCAGGTACTTGGGCATATCAAGCGGGGGCTTGGTATCGGTATCACTTTTCAGAAAACAGCGGGCGTTTGTTTCGAAACGGTAGTTTAGGACTTGGGCTGCGCTACCATCGGGCAGGACGCACAGCACTGCTGTTGGCACTCAATAGTGCTACCATCAGTTTGCAATTTGCGTATGACTACACCTTGCCTTCGGCTATGCCAGGTATCGATAAGTTGGGTACTACGGAGTTTTCCATTGGCTTGAAAAAAACATTGGGAAGGGTAAAAAAACTGAATCAATTCGAGGATTTCATTATCAATGACGATTTGGGCGACGACAACATAGAGGAGCTGCCCGAAGAGCCCGAACCCTAA
- a CDS encoding ParB N-terminal domain-containing protein: protein MSKKKKFAALLQTAQQEIAHTEVYIKEHIEILDELRDLIRPLSEEEYRQLEQNIVEEGCRDPLVVWKDSQAQRYVLIDGHHRYSICQKHKLPFKIELRDFENIEAVKDWMVNNQLGKRNLTKEEMAYLRGYQYNRFKQKPGNLANLKQFAATADDTSRQKEEGSTAEKLAKLFKVSDKTIKRDGQYAEGLGRLSEGMPELKNKILKGELKVPAKVLRQVPKMSDEEIAQLRERLLQQSQEQTGNKNEQRASSAPKKGKDKVSQLKAEVIQLLKQVEDEALLLQIKKLLGA from the coding sequence ATGAGCAAGAAGAAAAAATTTGCGGCTTTGTTGCAGACCGCCCAACAGGAGATAGCGCACACTGAAGTGTATATCAAAGAGCACATCGAAATACTGGATGAGCTGCGCGACCTTATTCGCCCTTTGAGCGAGGAGGAATACCGGCAGCTTGAACAAAACATAGTTGAAGAGGGCTGCCGCGACCCCTTGGTGGTGTGGAAAGACAGCCAAGCGCAGCGCTACGTGCTCATCGACGGGCACCACCGCTATAGCATCTGCCAAAAGCATAAATTGCCTTTCAAAATAGAATTGCGCGACTTTGAAAACATAGAAGCAGTCAAAGACTGGATGGTAAACAACCAGCTGGGCAAGCGCAATCTCACGAAAGAAGAAATGGCTTATTTGCGGGGCTATCAATACAACCGCTTCAAGCAAAAGCCGGGCAATCTTGCCAACCTGAAGCAATTTGCCGCCACTGCCGACGACACAAGCCGGCAGAAAGAAGAGGGCAGTACTGCCGAAAAACTGGCAAAGCTCTTTAAGGTGTCTGACAAAACCATCAAGCGCGATGGGCAATATGCCGAAGGCTTGGGGCGTCTGAGTGAAGGAATGCCCGAGCTGAAAAATAAAATACTGAAAGGAGAGTTGAAAGTGCCGGCGAAAGTGTTGCGCCAAGTGCCCAAAATGAGTGATGAAGAGATAGCACAGCTGCGTGAAAGGCTTTTGCAGCAGTCTCAAGAACAAACGGGCAACAAAAATGAGCAGAGAGCAAGTAGCGCCCCCAAAAAAGGCAAAGATAAAGTCAGCCAGCTGAAAGCTGAGGTCATACAACTACTCAAGCAGGTAGAAGACGAAGCCCTGCTGTTGCAAATCAAAAAGCTTTTGGGAGCTTGA
- a CDS encoding RrF2 family transcriptional regulator produces MFSKACEYAMRAIVYVATCTMEKRRVAVKEIVEVTGIPEAFASKVMQRLVRAGMVESLRGKKGGFSMSETQLAQSLYEVVALFEGEHYFNSCLLGLPKCSSYKPCPLHHQVVGLRDALKKRLQETSIRQAAEEVSNAGAHLRLEIPARNDEHH; encoded by the coding sequence ATGTTTTCGAAAGCATGTGAATATGCCATGCGTGCCATTGTGTATGTAGCTACATGTACAATGGAAAAAAGGCGCGTGGCTGTAAAAGAAATAGTGGAAGTTACCGGCATACCCGAAGCTTTTGCCTCTAAGGTAATGCAGCGCTTGGTACGTGCGGGTATGGTCGAATCATTGCGTGGGAAAAAAGGAGGGTTTAGCATGTCGGAAACACAACTGGCGCAATCGCTCTATGAGGTGGTAGCACTGTTCGAAGGAGAGCATTATTTCAACAGTTGCCTTTTGGGCTTGCCCAAATGTAGCAGCTACAAACCTTGCCCTTTGCATCACCAAGTGGTGGGCTTGCGTGATGCACTCAAAAAACGACTGCAGGAAACAAGCATACGCCAAGCGGCTGAGGAAGTAAGCAATGCTGGGGCGCATTTGCGTTTAGAAATACCTGCTCGCAATGACGAACATCATTGA